TATTGAATACTCTTATCATTACAATTGGTGGTGGCATCATCATATGATGCATATGAATATGATGCACCAACAAATACAATTTAGTGCTCCAGCAGGTTTTGGTCCCACTCAACCGAATGACATTCATTTTAATAATTATGAGGCCGTAAAAGAAAAAAAGTATTTCGAGTTTGTAATTGATAACGAAAATAAACTTGTAAATAATACGTTATCTGAAACGACTTATAAAGAAGTAGACAAGAAACATTTTATTGATAAATTAGAAGAGATTAGTGATTTCAAACATGAATCTAGTTGTTTCCTTAAAGCTAGTTTTAGGTTTATTGTATATTCAAGAAACTTAAAAGGTTTTATTATTCAAACTAACAATATTTAAGTTATGATTACCTTTAACTACGAGAACGATTTTAAATTAGAAAATGAAGCAAAAACTTCTGAGTGGATACAAAACTGTATCGAAAAAGAGGGGTTTGAATTAGGAGAGCTTACCTATATTTTTTGTAACGATGATTACTTACACAAAATAAATGTTGAGTTTTTAAACCACGATACTTTAACCGACATCATTAGTTTTGATTATACCATGGGAAGTTTAGTAGGAGGAGATATTTTTATTTCCACAGAAAGAGTTGCCGATAATGCTAATGATTTTGACACTACCTTTGCAGATGAATTACATCGTGTAATAATTCACGGCGTGTTACATTACATGAAGTACAAGGATAAAACAAACGAAGAAAAAGAAATTATGCGTTCTAAAGAGAATGCTTGTTTAGAAATATTAAACCAATAAAACCTTAAAGTTCCACGTGGAACTGAAACAAAAAAAATGAGTTTATATAATACAGTTTATGATGTTATTGTAGTAGGAGGAGGGCATGCTGGAAGTGAAGCAGCAGCAGCTAGTGCCAATATGGGTGCACACACATTACTTATTACAATGAACTTACAAAACATTGCCCAAATGAGTTGTAACCCTGCAATGGGTGGAATAGCTAAAGGGCAAATAGTTCGAGAAATTGATGCATTAGGAGGTTATAGCGCCATAGTTACAGACAAGACAGCTATACAATTTAAAATGCTAAACAAATCAAAAGGACCCGCTATGTGGAGTCCAAGGGCACAATCAGATCGTATGCAATTTGCAGAGTGCTGGAGAACCATGTTAGAACAAACCGATAATTTAGACTTCTATCAAGATTCAGTAAACGGATTAATCTTCGATGGGGATAAAATTACAGGTGTTAAAACCGCATTAGGTTTAGAAATAAAAGCTAAAACAGTTATTGTAACTGCAGGTACTTTTTTAAATGGATTAATTCATATTGGTGAAAAAACTTTTGGAGGTGGTAGAGCAGGAGAGGGTGCTTCAACTGGAATTACAGAAGATCTAGTTGCTAAAGGTTTTGAAGCAGGAAGAATGAAAACTGGAACACCACCACGTGTAGATGGACGCTCTTTAGATTATTCTAAAATGACTGAACAACCAGGAGATGATAATCCTGAAAAATTCTCCTACTTACCTATTACAAAAAGTTTAACCAAACAACGTTCTTGTTACTTAACATATACAAATCCTGAAGTACATGATTTACTTAAAGAAGGTTTTGATCGTTCACCAATGTTTAATGGTAGAATCAAATCTACAGGACCACGATATTGCCCTTCTGTTGAAGATAAAATAAATCGTTTTGCAGAAAAGGAACGTCATCAAGTATTTGTTGAACCAGAAGGATGGAATACTGTTGAAATTTACGTAAACGGGTTCTCTACTTCTTTACCTGAAGATATTCAAGACAAAGCGATTCGATCTATACCAGGATTTGAAAAAGTAAAATTCTTCAGATATGGATATGCAATTGAATACGATTATTTTCCACCAACACAATTGAAACATAACCTAGAAACTAAATTAATTGAAAATTTATTTTTTGCAGGTCAAATAAACGGAACTACAGGATATGAAGAAGCCGCAGCACAAGGATTAATGGCCGGAGTAAATGCAGCTCTTAAAACTCAAAATAAAGATCCTTTTATTTTAAAAAGAAGTGAAGCTTATATAGGAGTTTTAATAGATGATTTAATCACAAAAGGTACAGAAGAACCATATAGAATGTTTACATCACGAGCTGAATACAGAACATTGTTAAGACAAGATAATGCAGATATCCGTTTAACAGAAAAATCATATAAAATAGGTTTAGCTAAGCAAAATCGTTTAGATAGAGTTCTTCAAAAGAAAAACAAAACAAATTCTCTAATCAAATTCATTGAAGAGTTAAGCATCAAAAAAGAAGAAGTTAATCCTATTTTAGAAAGAAAAAACTCTGCATCTATTAATCAATCAATGAAGCTGGTAAAGATCGCTTCTCGCCCTCAAATAGAATTATCAGATTTACTTTCTATTGAAAAACTAAATTCTTTTATCACGGAAAACGAAATTGATTCTGAAATTATAGAACAAGTAGAAATACATTTAAA
The sequence above is a segment of the Tenacibaculum sp. 190130A14a genome. Coding sequences within it:
- the ybeY gene encoding rRNA maturation RNase YbeY, translated to MITFNYENDFKLENEAKTSEWIQNCIEKEGFELGELTYIFCNDDYLHKINVEFLNHDTLTDIISFDYTMGSLVGGDIFISTERVADNANDFDTTFADELHRVIIHGVLHYMKYKDKTNEEKEIMRSKENACLEILNQ
- the mnmG gene encoding tRNA uridine-5-carboxymethylaminomethyl(34) synthesis enzyme MnmG, producing the protein MSLYNTVYDVIVVGGGHAGSEAAAASANMGAHTLLITMNLQNIAQMSCNPAMGGIAKGQIVREIDALGGYSAIVTDKTAIQFKMLNKSKGPAMWSPRAQSDRMQFAECWRTMLEQTDNLDFYQDSVNGLIFDGDKITGVKTALGLEIKAKTVIVTAGTFLNGLIHIGEKTFGGGRAGEGASTGITEDLVAKGFEAGRMKTGTPPRVDGRSLDYSKMTEQPGDDNPEKFSYLPITKSLTKQRSCYLTYTNPEVHDLLKEGFDRSPMFNGRIKSTGPRYCPSVEDKINRFAEKERHQVFVEPEGWNTVEIYVNGFSTSLPEDIQDKAIRSIPGFEKVKFFRYGYAIEYDYFPPTQLKHNLETKLIENLFFAGQINGTTGYEEAAAQGLMAGVNAALKTQNKDPFILKRSEAYIGVLIDDLITKGTEEPYRMFTSRAEYRTLLRQDNADIRLTEKSYKIGLAKQNRLDRVLQKKNKTNSLIKFIEELSIKKEEVNPILERKNSASINQSMKLVKIASRPQIELSDLLSIEKLNSFITENEIDSEIIEQVEIHLKYSGYIEKEKANADKLNRLESVPIPSNFDYTKVKSLSFEAREKLSKIQPTSISQASRISGVSPSDISVLLVYMGR